The DNA window CCTTGCACCTATGAAATTAAGAGCTGCTTCCAGCTTGCTGGAGCTTGGTCTCTGGAGCCAGGCTCTTGAATTTTCATTCTGGTGCATCCACCTGCTGGCCTTCATTTGCTTGTTAAAAGACAAAATTGAAGGGTCATGTGTAAACGCTGGCCTTGCCTGCCTCACACACTGTTCTGTTCTATGCATAAAGATTTTCTTGAGACTGAAATGGTTCCAATTCCTAAATGGTACATGCATCTTTTTCTCTGTAAAATGCCACCCTGGGAATGGCAGTCTTAGAACAGGTTGAAATTGTTCAGAGTTTGAAGTTTTGCTTCTCAGTGTATGATAAACTTGCTAGTTAAGAACAACCACAGCCTTGACTCTTGAAGGTCCCACAGcgtccccaaacagcaccacgaGCTGGGGACCAAGAGTTAAGACACACACCTGTTGGGGCAGAGTGTATTCAAACGATAGCAACTTGAGTTCTATGTGGCCAGTCAGTTCTACTAGGAAATCAGACATCTGGGCTGAAGAGCCTGGTGTGGGAGAGCTGTTACAGAAAGCCAGAAAGGGCTGGCAAAGCACTGAGGAGTACTTGCTCCAGCAGCCACTCCTCACACAGAGCCTGAGGGATGGGATTGGCGCCTGGAGAACAGGACTGATTACAGGGCTGTGGAGGGATGGCAGCTAGAGCAAGTTGGGGAGCCAGGGTGTGGCTGCTGATTGTCACTAGAATGCAGACTGTCTGTCAGCATCCACtgtcagcctgcttctgcctgttagacctctcctgcctctctgcaaCCTGCTGCTCTTCTCCTCCATTCACATTTGGGTCCTGTCTGTTCTCTACTCCAAAAATTTGACCAAAATATTTGAGTAAGACAGTGATTTTAGATGGTGTGAGGTTTGGTGCATGATCTGTGCTGCCTGCGTGTTCCTGCCACTGCTGCCTTGCTTTTCCACTGAATGCCTACCTGTCATAGGGAAGTCCCTGCACCTCTGAGACATTCTAAAGGTCAGCTGGAGGTTGGTAAACTCAAGCAAGGGACAGTGGTGGCATCAGGCTCAGTGGGAAATGAGGGAATGAAACATAGTGTCAGCGTGTTGTTCATGTGTGTGACTGCACATACCATGGTGTGCATGCAGGGGTCGGAGGGTTCTCTCCTTCCGTCTTTACATGGGCACTGGGGACAAACTCAGGCCTCCAGGCTTGGTTGGTAGCAGGCACCTTTACAGAGCCATTGTATCTGCAGTGTTTGAGACCTGTGAGAAAGCCTATGGCTGAGGGCATGCCCCATTTGGTTTCAGCAGTGCTGTCAGTAAGCCCATGTTCACAGGGATACTTCAAGGGCCGTGCTTCAGACAATGAATCAGTGGGGCCCAGAGCTCAAGAGTGGAATGTGTTCAGCCCTCAACTGTGGACTATAAAATCTGAATATTTCTTAATCCGGTTGGCAGCCTTCTGGAGGAGCCCTTGTATTACCAAAAGGGCACCGACCAGGAAGACTGGCTGTGTTGGATGGGGCAGTTGTCTCATTCAGGAAGTTTCTTAATGTGGGTGTATGAGCACGGGGAAATGCAGAAGGCTGTTTGCAGGGAGCACTCTTGTGCTGGGGGCTGGCAGCACCTTCTCTTGAGAGTCAGACCTTCAGGCTTGGTGTTTAGTATGCACACTTGGAAGTTAGGAGCAGGTGCTAGGGTAAGGTGTGTGCACCTGCCCCGAGGGAGTCCTTTATTGGAGACCCTCCGGAGAGGACAGTGGCTGTGTCCCTTTTTATTTCCCTTCTTCTAGTGTTTGCAAGGGAAATAAAGCAAAGGAAATTTAAAAGGCTCATACCTTAAATTCATGAACGTTTGCTTTCCTGTGACTGGAGTCTTGTAGGTGTTGGTTTCTATGTCTGTAGCTTTTGTCCCTACACAATCTGATGTGAGAAATATGTGCTGTCATCGGGGTCCCTCATACCTTCTGGGCATGCAGGGTCTGCTTGCCTGGAAACAAAACCTGGATGACTGAGCTGTGTTTAAGAGTCCTGTTCACTTCCTTCCTGTTGCCAATCCTCCCCTTTCACAATAGATGCAACAAGGAGACGCGCCTTTGCCCTGGTCTCTCAAGCTTATACCTCCATCATCGCAGATGATTTTGCAGCGTTTGTTGGACTTCCTGTGGAAGAGGCTGTGAAAGGTACTTGGAGCTCGCTGGTTGCTATAGGGGAACAGAAATCCTATAAGCCATAGGTTCACTCTGGCTCTGGAACTCTAGAACAAGAATGGTTTTGCACTTTAGGTGGTGGGTTTGTTTAGGAAGTGATAAAAAGCACATCTCACATCGAACCTCTATGTAGCACCTGTAATCACGCCCAGGAGCATGCCTGTAGCAGCTGTGTGGAATCTGCACAGCTACTTAAGAAAGCATTTCTCAACTGTCCAAGTTGTCCAGGTTACCCCTCAAAACTTTACAAAGACCCATGTGCTGAGACTCTTAACCCAGTGGTAGCACACTGCATGTGCTTGGTTGCATTGTTTTATGGTGATTGACACTTTTGGTTCTCCAACCCCACGAGTGTTCCACGGGGACAGCGGGTGCTGGAGGTTTATGGGTGGCAGTGTTCTATTTTGTGGGCAGCTGGTTTGGGGATGGGGCATTAAACCCAGGGGCTCATGCATGCACCTGCTGTCATTATTACTAATAGAATGCTGTGAGGGCCATCATAGAACTTTCTCGTGTCTGTCTGGAATTAGACTACTCAGGTACTACTACAGAAGACCAAGTATGTCAGGGACTATATCGGCCCCAGAGAGGCTTTTGGTATATTTCAGAATACCTAAACTAAGTTCTCTGTAGTAACCCTCTAGTAACTGCACAGCACCTGACCTGAGCGTGCTGAGAGAGGCAGGGCTGGGTCATGCAGCCGGCGCTTGTGCCCTTCTCCCATCACTGTGAACTCTGCACTTTCAGGCGTGTTGGAACAAGGATGGCAGGCCGACTCCACCACAAGAATGGTTCTTCCCAGGAAGCCAGGTAGGTGGGACCTCAGACACATGACATGGAAGCAGTGGACAGTTGACAAGAGAGCAGAGTGACATTGAAGGTCACCTACGTGAAACCCCTGTGACTGACTAGATCAGTCACTTAGCTCTCCTTTCAGGTCagtcccctgccctgccccttcAGCTCACCCTCAGGAGACCAGCCATATTCATTCCTGTGTGTGCTCCTTCATCCTATGTACAGGAGTGTCCTTTCTGCAGTCTTCAGAGCCAGGTGTTCTGCCCTTCTCACCATCCTCCTGCATCAACCCTACTTCCCTTCCCCTGCTCTGCGCATCTGCTGTTTAGACAGATGTCAGTGCTCAGCCCCACAGTTGTAGGTTATAAGGAAGACTGAACAGCTAAAGTGTTTAAAGAGGAACACATTCATATCTCCATTCGAGAACCAAGTGTTTGTTGTGCGGGTGAGGCGTTACGGCCTTGACATGGCTTCTCTTGCTTGTATGAaactgtctttttcttcttttgtttagcCTCAGGAACCCTGGATGTCTCCTTGAACAGGTTTATCCCCTTATCAGGTACATGTTTTCACGTGGACATTTTAAGTGTTGCATTGTTTGCTGATCTGTCCTGTAATGTGTAGTGATACGCATGGCTACAAGAAGGGAACTGTAGGCTCCCCTGCAGCTTAGCTGGAGTGGTGGCTCCTGATGTCCAGCCACAGAGCCTGCCTATCCTCCTTTGAGAGTCTCTGGGTTCTGGACTGTATTCTGAGGGCCTCCTCAGCCTGGTGTGTCCAATCCAGCATTAGTGCAATGTTCTGGTTGGACCAGGCACATGAGATGCACTTTAGAACGGTTCGTTACTCAAGTCCCCCAAGTAGGGGCTGTCCAGACAGAGCTGGGGTCTGAAGAGATGATGCACACCAGACATGTTTGAGTCTTTACATAGCCTGCTGCAGCATCAGCAGCTATCCCGACCATGTCTATCTGACACAACCAGGCTGCTAAAATGGAGACTTCATGCCTGCTGTTGAGAACTGTCCAGGCCTCTGGCAGGTGTGATTTTTGTGTAAAATCGGGTGCACTAAGAAAGTTAAAGACCTCCACAGGCTGGTGGCCAGGGGATGCTCTTCTAAAGCGTCTATCCCTCTTTGTCATGCAGAGCCTGCCCCAGTTCCGCCAATCCCCAATGAGCAGCAGCTCGCCCGGCTCACCGATTATGTGGCTTTCCTGGAAAACTGATTGAccactctgagttcaagatccACCTTCAGTCCCTGTCACTGGCAAACAGACATGGAGTTTTATTCTGAGTTCAGAACAGGGTGAGCACCTCTGTGTCCTTTGGGTGTGATAAAATGCACATAGAAGATGAAGCGCATTGTACAGTTTTCTCCTCAGGCACTTTTGAATGTCCTTGGAGCAGTTTTCATTTGTATTGATCACTTTGGTTAGAGCCATCAGTATTACACATCGAGTTTCTGTCAAGGACTGGACTCCGAACACAAGCTGTCCTGCTTCAAGTAGCAGAGGGTGCTGTAGCATACACCACGCTCCTGTGTGCCGCTGGCCTCTAGCTGAAATGATGTGCTTGGGATTTGAGGAGGACTGTCCCAGGTGGTGCCCTCCCCACATTGTCACTCACGCTCTGGAGAGTGTGCTCTTCCTCCTATCCCAGAACAAGGAAGCAGTGATGTAGCATCAGAAAGCTGCGTGGTGGCGGACCCTGGAGGGGAGCTTGTCAATGCTCCATTTGTTTTCCCAGTGTGTGCAAGCATCCATTGCGTGAGACAGACAGTCTGCAGTGAGAACTCAACTTAGGTGTTCTCGGGGAAACTCCAAGTTCTGATGCCTCcttagagaagaagggagggagcagAGTGCAGTGTGTGCTGTGCTGAAGGAGCTCCTGACCTGAGAGATGGACTGCAGCCCTCCTGCCTGCTGCGCATCCAGATCCTGAGGAGAAATGCCGAATGCATCTATTTTTGTTCTTGTATGGCAGCCCTTGAAGATTTGAGGTGGTTAATGTATCTTCAGGTTAAAACGGCCCTAGTTCATTTATTCTGCatttgttcaataaatatttaattgaatTCGTAAACTTTCATCTAAAGCTGGCTCTAGAAATTTCATATCTTGGTCTTAACTGTGGGCACATTATAAGTTTGTCCTTTTCTCAAAAAATACTTAAAGTTTAAaaacttttctcctttttattttttgggaaTTTTATACACGCTTATAACCTGTTTAGATCAAATTCACTCTCCTTTTCCTCTGACCCCCTCCCctagaatttaattaaaaagaaactgtctTACCTCTGACTTTGTAGTGGGTTACCTAATTCCTGTTTTCATTGACTTTTATTGgcactttaaaaatcatttggaaatatttttaaattggccTTTTACTTAATCCTGGGAAGTGCTGTTAAAATGTAACAGTTGAGAAAAGCCTTCAGAAGTCAAAGTGTTGAGAATAAGGGTAGTAAAGCGAGCCAGCAGTGTTGCTACCAGGTACACAGTACACAGTTTTGTGAATGGCTCCTGTTTCTAATAGCACATTGGGATGGACCTAGCTGTGTCCTGCCAGGGTTGGTGATGTAGTTTGTGAGTAACTGAGGCTAGGAATGGAGTGAGGTGATCCCGTGCTGAGGAGCATGGTGTGAGTGTGAGGATAACGAGGCAGAGGGCTTTCAGCTGCACATGCCCTTGCCTGTGTGGCTGCATGGGAAAGAGTTGTGTCAGGTGACTTGATATGACTGCATTGCTAGTGGTTTAATAGTGCCTGGGGCTGGAAGTATAGTCTGGGCTCCACAGGACATGGCAGCCCCATCTTTCCATCTCGGTGGTCTCAGCACACAGAGCTTCTCTCCCAGGCTCAGGCAGATCCCACTTCACATCTGTGGCTCTTGGTGGACATTTGGTCCCGCCATCTCCTATATTCTGGAGTCTCCATTTTAACTGAGGCTTCCCCTTCACAGCTATAGGTGGTGGCTTCTCAGGGCCTCTTCACATCTACCACAGGGTAACTGACCTCAGCTGCTGTTCGTGACTCCCTCAGTCTTTGCTCTTTACATTCAAAACCAGGATCTTGCAGATGACACGATATTGCCAGGGTCTGCTACTGGTTTGAGAGATTGCCTCCTTGGACTAAAGCTGATAAGCTGTGCTGACTCTGAGGAAACACTTCTCTTGTTCCACGGAAGTGCTGGAGGCTTCTCTGCCATGATGCTGATCTCTGACAGTTACAGCTGCTGCTTCAGCACCAGCCCAACATCACCTCTCTCAAAATTGCCTCTACCAACAAAccagtcagttttctttaggttCAACTCCATTTACGTTCTCGGGATACAAGCAGAATGAAGCCAGATTCTTGGCCAGAATACCACACAGATGGCCACCAGCCCAGTTACTGATGGACGCTGTGTTTCCCATTGAGACCTTGTAAGCCAGACCTCTGCTGTTCATGTTTCTGGCACTATTACCATTCCACACCCCCACAGAGCTATTGAGTCCTGTGTCCAGCGTTCCACCATTTCCCCAATCCAACAGGACACACacccccacagtcttcccttgaACAAAGGCCCTTAAAAGCTATGTGGGTCACAGCAATGCCTCCACCTTCCTCAGTACCAAGTTCCACCCTTGTTTTATTCTATTGGTCGGGACACCTTAGGGGAGAAAAGGTCTATTTTAGCTTACAATTCCAAGTTAGAATTCGTTGCTACAGGGCAGTTGAGGTAGAAACGTGAAAcagtcaggaagccacagtcaagagggagagagtgagttaGTGGAAGCTTGCTCTTCAGCTGGCTTCCTGTACCCATACAGTCCAGGGCCCAAAGccaggggatggtgccacccatttccaggtgggtcttcccacataaATAAGGCTATCAAGACAGTCcccacaggccagcctgagctcagCAACTGAGCCTCTTGCCCTGTGATCTCATTTGTGCTGACAACACTAAGCACAGGAAGATTAGTGTGTTTCCTTCTGAAATAAAAGACTAAGAGTAGAGATGGCGCTGAGTACTTGAAGCCTCTGCTCCGGGGTTGAAACACCTAAAGGCTGACTACCTTGGAACCGTCACAAGTATTCCAAGCAGCCGAGCCCATTCAGTGTTTTAAAGCTGCTGGCCCTAAGGCAGTATGGTTGCAAGAGCTACAGTCAAGAGAAATTCATAAAGATGACCCATTTGCTGCTCGTAGGCTATCCATCACTGGACAGCCTCAACCTGTGGGACGGGGACCCCTTCAGAAGGATGGGGGACAGAATAGGAGCTTCTGGAAAGGGATAACCTACAAAGTGGTCCTACAGGACACCCCATGTTAAAGCCTGCGCTAAGCAGCCCATTTCCCTGGAGTTCTGTGCTGGGTGGGGTGGCAGTGTGACTGTAAGCCAGAGGTAGAACTTAGAAAAACTCCAAGCGGACGTCGGGTCAGCACAGCACCACATGAAGCACCGAAGGGAGCAGGGGGTGGCACACAGGCCAGAGACTGGAGAGTTGTGCCTGCATGGACTACATTGTGTAGGTGCAGGACCCATGGAGGCTGGAGGAGGGTGTCATGCCAGATCCCTTGGGACTgcagttgcagatggttgtgagagacTATGTGGATACTCTTAACCACGGGGCCATCCCGCCAGCCCCAGACTTCATTGTTTAAAAACTTTTGGTTCACTCCCCCTAGTTCGTCAAGGTTGTTCACTCTTTGTCATAGGAAACCGGTTCTTACCTcactctctttcccctttccagcCCACCTTAGTTTcctgtctgcttctgcttcatgatttcttttctctgctcttatttccttcatttacccCATTTGCCCCAGATTTTGACTTCATGCCGTAGTTCATTATGTCTTGCCTGTTTTCTGTTCTGAGGCCTTCTGTTACGTATTGGCTGATGTTTTATATTAATGATCAATTTTGAGTGTGTTTCTAGCTCTTACGAGTTTTGTGTTGATGTGGCACCAAGTGCTTGTCTCCCTTTTGAGTGACTCTGGATAGTGATCCCTCCAGTGTTGGTTGCTAATGGAGAAGATGTCCAAATCCAGAAGAGATAACCAAATACAACAGTTGCAAGttgaaacacagaaacacacacacacacatacacacaccataaaagAGCAAGATAAACATGAGACTTCCGAGAGATCATAACTTCCATCAATGAGCTCAGTGACACTGAAATGGTTGACGAGCTGGGGATAGAATTCAAATGGCAGCTTCTAAAAATAACTTCttcaaagaggaagaaggagaaagagatgacCTGGGAAAGTAATGGAGTCAAGACAGAGATGAAGCCAGCGGCTCGGAAAAGAACGTCAGCATGGAAACAGCTTGAAAACagcaaacagaaaagagaagatgCCTTAAAGAGCAGGGAAAACCACCGCTGATGAACGTGATCAGGCAGAAGTACCGAGCAGGGGTGGAA is part of the Mus musculus strain C57BL/6J chromosome 1, GRCm38.p6 C57BL/6J genome and encodes:
- the Cops8 gene encoding COP9 signalosome complex subunit 8 isoform X1; the protein is MPVYGQLLALYLLQNDMNNARYLWKRIPPAIKSANSELGGIWSVGQRIWQRDFPGIYTTINAHQWSETVQPIMEALRDATRRRAFALVSQAYTSIIADDFAAFVGLPVEEAVKGVLEQGWQADSTTRMVLPRKPASGTLDVSLNRFIPLSEPAPVPPIPNEQQLARLTDYVAFLEN